The following are encoded together in the Bacillus sp. V2I10 genome:
- a CDS encoding YdiU family protein — translation MTNKKEIKTGWNFDNSYANLPKSFFTSVNLNPVSSPKLITLNDPLAASLGLNIQALKSEDGVAALAGNESPEGALPLAQAYAGHQFGHFTMLGDGRAMLLGEQITPQGERIDIQLKGSGRTPYSRGGDGRASLGPMLREYIISEAMHALGIPTTRSLAVVTTGEPVIRETELPGAILTRVAASHLRFGTFQYIAKWGSVEELRVLADYALKRHFPDVDEDESRHLSLLREVIKRHAKLIAKWQLVGFIHGVMNTDNMTISGETIDYGPCAFMDAYDPETVFSSIDIQGRYAYGNQPFIAGWNLARFAETLLPLLHADQEQAVQLAQDEISNFIELYRRNWIVGMRGKLGLFNEEIQDEALINELLNLMQKHRADYTNTFVALTFDKMEDTMLFGSEEFAEWHKQWQDRLGRQEEPKTISQQLMRSSNPAVIPRNHRVEEALDAAVKQGDYSVMERLLGVISSPYAHSPEQAEYCTLPPDSSSPYKTFCGT, via the coding sequence ATGACAAATAAAAAAGAAATAAAAACAGGATGGAACTTCGACAACAGTTACGCCAATCTGCCGAAATCTTTTTTTACCAGCGTAAATCTTAACCCTGTAAGTTCACCGAAATTGATTACTCTTAATGACCCTTTGGCAGCATCCCTTGGATTAAACATACAGGCGCTAAAAAGCGAAGATGGAGTTGCGGCGCTTGCCGGCAACGAGAGTCCTGAAGGTGCTTTGCCTCTAGCTCAAGCTTATGCAGGGCATCAATTCGGCCACTTTACCATGTTAGGGGACGGACGGGCCATGCTGCTTGGTGAGCAAATCACTCCCCAAGGTGAGCGGATTGATATTCAGTTAAAGGGTTCAGGCAGAACGCCATATTCCCGCGGGGGCGATGGACGGGCTTCACTTGGACCTATGCTGCGCGAATACATCATAAGCGAAGCCATGCATGCGCTTGGTATTCCTACCACTCGAAGCCTGGCTGTGGTGACAACCGGTGAGCCGGTAATTCGCGAAACTGAGTTGCCGGGTGCGATTTTGACCCGTGTGGCTGCAAGTCACCTGCGCTTTGGAACTTTTCAATATATTGCAAAATGGGGATCAGTCGAGGAACTTCGGGTCCTTGCTGACTATGCACTTAAGCGTCATTTTCCAGACGTGGATGAGGATGAGAGCCGACATCTTTCTCTGCTTCGGGAAGTAATTAAGCGTCATGCCAAACTGATTGCCAAATGGCAGCTGGTTGGCTTTATTCACGGAGTGATGAACACAGACAACATGACCATTAGCGGGGAAACAATTGATTATGGTCCTTGCGCATTCATGGATGCCTATGACCCGGAAACAGTTTTCAGTTCCATTGACATTCAAGGCAGGTATGCCTATGGAAATCAGCCGTTTATTGCCGGGTGGAATCTTGCTAGATTTGCGGAAACCTTATTGCCGCTGCTGCATGCCGATCAGGAGCAGGCTGTCCAACTTGCACAGGACGAAATTTCAAATTTTATTGAGCTGTACCGACGAAATTGGATTGTTGGAATGAGAGGAAAACTGGGATTATTTAATGAAGAGATTCAGGATGAAGCCCTAATTAACGAACTCCTGAATCTGATGCAGAAGCATCGCGCTGACTATACTAATACATTCGTTGCATTAACTTTTGATAAAATGGAGGATACGATGCTGTTTGGCTCTGAAGAATTTGCTGAGTGGCATAAGCAGTGGCAGGATAGACTTGGAAGGCAGGAGGAACCGAAAACCATCTCGCAGCAATTAATGCGCAGCAGCAATCCTGCAGTAATCCCCCGCAACCATCGAGTAGAAGAGGCCTTAGATGCTGCTGTAAAACAAGGAGACTACAGCGTTATGGAGAGGCTTCTGGGTGTAATTTCCAGCCCGTACGCGCATTCTCCTGAACAGGCTGAATACTGCACACTGCCGCCGGATTCATCAAGTCCTTACAAAACTTTTTGCGGTACGTGA
- a CDS encoding DMT family transporter translates to MQGVTREKLGLFLGLVGVICFSLTLPSTSIAVEYFGTTVVGLGRTIAAAILVAVVLIVRKEKLPSPRQFKSLLIVAFGAVLGFPLLTSRAMESLPVSHGAVELALLPLATAGFAMFRAGEVPSLKFWISSIIGSLAVIVYALYLGFGQLQFADLALLAAVIILGLSYAEGGKLAKELGSWQVIAWAIMIGAPFFIIPVGLNLTTEMLHAPIHAWVSFIYLAVVSQFLAYVAWYSGMAMGGIARVSQIQYLQPFLMILFATVFLDESITFFTLVIAVIVVFSVILGKNAPVSKKGSVSEKN, encoded by the coding sequence ATGCAGGGAGTAACCAGAGAGAAATTAGGACTATTTTTGGGATTAGTAGGCGTCATTTGTTTTAGCTTAACGCTCCCTTCTACAAGTATTGCAGTAGAGTATTTTGGGACTACGGTCGTCGGTTTAGGAAGAACAATTGCAGCCGCTATTTTAGTAGCCGTGGTATTGATTGTTCGAAAAGAAAAACTACCTTCTCCTCGCCAATTCAAAAGTCTACTTATTGTTGCTTTTGGTGCAGTTTTAGGATTTCCTCTCCTCACGTCTAGGGCAATGGAATCCTTGCCTGTTTCTCATGGAGCTGTGGAATTAGCTCTATTACCATTAGCCACAGCCGGATTTGCAATGTTTAGAGCTGGTGAAGTCCCTTCTCTCAAATTCTGGATTTCAAGTATAATCGGCTCTTTAGCTGTTATTGTGTATGCACTTTATCTAGGGTTCGGTCAATTACAATTTGCCGATTTAGCTTTACTAGCAGCAGTGATTATACTTGGACTTAGTTACGCAGAAGGTGGGAAATTAGCGAAAGAATTAGGTAGCTGGCAAGTAATCGCTTGGGCGATAATGATCGGTGCCCCATTTTTCATTATTCCAGTTGGGCTAAACCTTACAACTGAAATGCTCCATGCTCCAATACATGCTTGGGTCAGTTTTATTTATCTCGCAGTTGTTAGTCAATTTCTAGCATATGTTGCTTGGTATAGCGGAATGGCTATGGGCGGAATAGCAAGAGTTAGTCAGATTCAATACTTACAACCATTTTTAATGATTCTATTTGCAACAGTATTTCTAGATGAATCCATCACATTTTTCACTCTTGTAATAGCAGTGATTGTTGTCTTTTCTGTTATATTAGGCAAAAATGCTCCCGTATCAAAAAAAGGATCTGTATCAGAGAAAAACTAG
- a CDS encoding PLP-dependent aminotransferase family protein produces the protein MNSKYIKIMEEIKIQLGDGSLIAGSKLPSVRQLSENFSCSKNTVIKAYAELEKEHLIYSVPKSGYYVVNEFQKATEENEVIDFLSAGPDKNVMPYVEFQHCMNQAIDQYKEELFTYSDQQGLYSLRVQLVKYLQNLQVFTQPERLVVVSGSQQALNLLVSMPFPNGKNNILIEQPTYFGFIESINLHQATAFGIELSMEGIDLDRLEYIFRNNDIKFFYIIPRFHNPLGHCYTNSEKKKIVELAEKYDVYIVEDDILGDLDPSPKSDPLFSFDPSGRVIYIKSFSKIFLPGLRIGTVVLPALMINNFLRYKFSSDFNSSALSQGALEIYLKSGMFNSHLKKVKEVYRTKMQILQEACELLLPANTYFSKPTSGFYLSISLPENVKAKQVVHMLNEQHIYVDDASRMFLAEYKKENLVRLSISQVNESQIKLGVERLAHCIALIDSRKNHITPNNFLLI, from the coding sequence ATGAACTCAAAATATATTAAGATAATGGAAGAAATTAAGATTCAGTTAGGAGATGGTTCGCTAATTGCAGGCAGTAAGCTCCCATCTGTTCGTCAGTTATCTGAGAATTTTTCATGTAGCAAAAATACGGTCATTAAAGCATACGCCGAACTTGAAAAAGAGCATTTAATTTATTCTGTTCCTAAAAGCGGCTACTATGTTGTGAATGAATTTCAAAAAGCGACGGAAGAAAATGAGGTGATTGATTTCTTGTCTGCCGGTCCAGATAAAAATGTTATGCCTTATGTGGAATTTCAACATTGTATGAATCAAGCAATTGACCAATATAAAGAAGAGCTTTTTACATACTCCGATCAACAAGGACTTTACTCACTACGAGTACAGTTAGTGAAATATTTGCAAAATTTACAGGTGTTCACTCAACCTGAAAGATTAGTCGTTGTATCTGGCTCGCAGCAAGCCCTTAATTTATTAGTTTCTATGCCATTTCCAAATGGAAAAAACAATATTCTAATTGAACAGCCTACTTATTTCGGATTCATTGAGTCCATCAATCTGCATCAAGCTACTGCTTTTGGAATTGAATTATCAATGGAAGGGATTGATCTTGATCGTCTGGAATACATTTTTCGAAATAATGATATAAAATTTTTCTATATTATCCCTAGATTTCACAATCCACTTGGACATTGTTACACGAATAGCGAAAAGAAAAAAATCGTTGAGTTAGCTGAAAAATACGATGTATATATAGTGGAGGATGATATTTTAGGAGACCTTGATCCAAGTCCAAAATCAGATCCTTTATTTTCTTTTGATCCTTCTGGGAGAGTGATTTATATTAAAAGCTTTTCGAAAATTTTTCTCCCAGGGTTAAGGATTGGTACTGTCGTTCTTCCTGCATTAATGATTAACAATTTTTTACGATATAAATTTAGTTCGGATTTTAATAGTTCAGCACTTTCTCAAGGTGCGCTAGAAATCTATTTAAAAAGTGGTATGTTTAATAGCCATCTCAAAAAAGTAAAAGAGGTATACCGTACTAAAATGCAAATCCTTCAAGAAGCATGTGAATTATTGCTGCCGGCTAATACTTATTTTTCTAAACCAACTTCAGGATTCTATCTATCCATCAGTTTGCCAGAGAATGTGAAAGCGAAACAGGTAGTTCATATGCTAAACGAGCAGCATATATATGTTGATGATGCCTCTAGAATGTTTTTAGCAGAATATAAAAAGGAAAATCTCGTTCGATTAAGCATCTCTCAAGTGAACGAGAGTCAAATTAAACTAGGGGTAGAGCGATTGGCTCACTGTATTGCTTTAATTGACAGTAGAAAAAATCATATTACTCCAAATAACTTTTTACTCATTTAG
- a CDS encoding streptogramin B lyase Vgb(B) — protein sequence MKFDFREFNLSIPDSGPYGIDSAQDGKIWFTQHKANKISCLDQSGEVKEYKVPTPDAKVMCLTVSSMGDIWFTENGANKIGRLTTSGIFIEYPLPQPDSAPYGITEGSNGDIWFTQLSGNRIGKLTTEGDIHEYDLPNKGSFPSYITLGSDNALWFTENQNNAIGRITETGELTEYPLPTQEAGPVGITSGNDGALWFVEIMGNKIGRITTSGVISEYDIPTPNARPHAITKGKDCEIWFTEWGANKIGRITSDQTIHEYQIQTENAEPHGIAFGEDGSVWVALECNKIGKLNLSE from the coding sequence ATGAAATTTGATTTTAGAGAATTTAATTTATCAATTCCCGACTCAGGTCCGTACGGTATAGATTCAGCACAAGACGGAAAGATATGGTTTACACAACATAAAGCAAACAAAATCAGCTGTCTAGATCAAAGTGGTGAGGTAAAAGAGTATAAAGTTCCTACACCTGATGCTAAAGTTATGTGTTTAACTGTATCATCCATGGGCGACATATGGTTTACAGAGAATGGAGCCAATAAAATAGGAAGGCTTACAACATCAGGTATTTTTATTGAATACCCGCTGCCACAGCCGGATTCAGCTCCTTATGGAATAACTGAAGGCTCAAATGGTGATATTTGGTTTACCCAATTGAGTGGGAATCGTATAGGCAAATTGACCACTGAAGGTGATATCCATGAATATGATCTTCCAAATAAGGGTTCCTTTCCTTCGTATATTACTTTAGGTTCAGATAACGCACTATGGTTCACAGAAAACCAAAATAATGCTATTGGAAGAATAACTGAAACTGGAGAGTTAACTGAATACCCTCTGCCTACACAAGAAGCAGGGCCAGTGGGTATTACTAGTGGTAACGATGGTGCACTCTGGTTTGTCGAAATTATGGGCAACAAAATAGGTCGAATCACTACTTCTGGGGTGATTAGCGAATATGATATCCCAACTCCTAACGCACGCCCACACGCAATTACCAAGGGAAAAGATTGCGAAATATGGTTCACTGAATGGGGTGCAAATAAAATTGGCAGGATTACAAGTGACCAAACGATTCATGAATATCAAATTCAAACAGAAAATGCAGAGCCGCATGGTATTGCATTTGGGGAAGATGGTTCCGTATGGGTTGCGTTAGAATGCAACAAAATTGGTAAACTGAATTTAAGTGAATGA
- a CDS encoding topology modulation protein — MNRIMVMGVSAGVGKSTFARKLGELLEISVYHLDALYWKPEWEEASLEEFADDQQKIVSLDQWIIEGNYSNTYDIRVQNADTIIYLELPLIVCLYRVFKRWIQNIGKTRPDMGEGCKEKLDFQFLKFICTTYYPRKKKMETRLQAFKGTGSQKNIIMLKNKKEIHSYLETLSH, encoded by the coding sequence ATGAACCGCATTATGGTTATGGGAGTATCAGCAGGGGTAGGAAAGTCTACATTTGCACGCAAGTTAGGAGAATTATTAGAAATCTCTGTCTACCATCTTGATGCTTTATACTGGAAACCAGAATGGGAAGAAGCTTCATTAGAAGAGTTTGCAGATGATCAGCAAAAAATTGTCTCTCTAGATCAATGGATTATAGAGGGCAATTATAGTAATACATATGATATTAGAGTGCAGAATGCAGATACGATTATCTATCTGGAGCTTCCCTTAATTGTATGTTTGTATCGAGTTTTCAAGCGCTGGATTCAAAACATTGGGAAAACGAGACCTGACATGGGGGAGGGGTGTAAGGAAAAATTAGACTTCCAATTTCTTAAGTTCATCTGTACCACTTACTATCCCCGTAAGAAAAAGATGGAAACAAGGCTTCAAGCTTTCAAAGGAACGGGTTCTCAAAAAAACATAATCATGCTGAAGAATAAGAAAGAGATCCACTCTTATTTAGAAACTTTATCGCATTGA
- a CDS encoding GNAT family N-acetyltransferase produces the protein MEKEFPIIETARLILRAATSEDADDIFHYLSDNDVVKHMGLAPCQTVKDVLDEINWYQSIYEEGTGIRWGITLKNSGKVIGSCGFLNMASKHYRAEVGFELSKTFWGKGIAGEALEAVVKYGYHHFQLERIEALIEPANLPSQKLVEKQRFKREGLLRHYEYTCGKFDDLYMYSIIKEDLKFS, from the coding sequence ATGGAAAAGGAATTTCCGATAATAGAAACAGCAAGATTAATCCTAAGAGCAGCAACATCAGAGGATGCTGATGATATCTTTCACTATCTATCTGATAATGATGTTGTCAAACATATGGGACTAGCACCTTGCCAAACAGTTAAAGACGTTTTGGATGAAATTAATTGGTATCAATCTATATATGAAGAAGGCACAGGAATTAGATGGGGAATCACACTTAAAAATTCGGGTAAGGTTATCGGAAGCTGTGGTTTTCTTAATATGGCTTCCAAACATTATCGGGCTGAAGTAGGTTTTGAATTAAGCAAAACATTCTGGGGAAAAGGGATAGCCGGTGAAGCTTTGGAAGCTGTTGTGAAGTATGGTTATCATCACTTTCAGCTAGAAAGAATTGAGGCTTTAATTGAACCTGCTAATCTCCCATCACAAAAATTAGTAGAAAAGCAAAGGTTTAAAAGAGAGGGCTTGCTGAGACATTATGAGTATACTTGCGGTAAATTTGATGATTTATATATGTATTCAATCATAAAAGAAGATCTGAAGTTTAGTTAG
- a CDS encoding FadR/GntR family transcriptional regulator: MKQNKRTYEIIVEQLREFFLNGDLKPGDKLPSERELASKFNVSRTSIREALRMLELHGAIDIRRGGGSYIKSTEFPLSTEELSSVITKAESHLVYEMLELRRALEAESAYLAAQRANSADLEKIRKALEKMAASKTDVESGLEADLNFHLSIVRATHNSLFIELIQTMSEHMEDTIRTTRRHRLADPARAQDTLDEHKRIYLAIASGNAVQARNLVEEHIARIRSELSETLLSELGESI, translated from the coding sequence TTGAAGCAAAATAAACGAACGTATGAAATCATTGTGGAACAGCTCAGAGAATTTTTTCTGAACGGTGACTTAAAACCAGGAGATAAACTCCCTTCTGAGCGTGAACTCGCAAGCAAGTTTAACGTTAGTCGCACATCAATCAGAGAAGCTCTGCGGATGCTTGAGCTGCACGGAGCGATCGACATTCGCAGAGGCGGCGGAAGCTATATCAAATCAACAGAATTTCCCCTTTCAACAGAGGAATTATCTTCTGTCATCACTAAAGCTGAAAGCCATCTGGTCTATGAAATGCTCGAGCTACGCCGTGCCCTCGAAGCAGAATCTGCCTATTTGGCAGCTCAAAGAGCGAATTCTGCGGACTTAGAAAAAATTCGAAAAGCGCTAGAAAAAATGGCAGCTTCAAAAACTGACGTGGAATCGGGACTTGAAGCAGATCTCAACTTTCATTTATCGATTGTAAGAGCAACACACAACTCCTTATTTATTGAACTGATTCAAACCATGAGTGAGCACATGGAAGATACCATCCGCACAACCCGCAGACACCGCCTGGCTGACCCAGCCCGTGCTCAAGACACACTGGATGAACACAAAAGAATCTATTTGGCTATTGCTTCCGGAAATGCCGTTCAGGCCAGAAATCTTGTTGAAGAGCACATTGCCCGGATTAGAAGTGAATTGAGTGAGACATTATTATCGGAATTAGGTGAATCGATATGA
- a CDS encoding FAD-binding oxidoreductase: MNLEIANLAEALKKILPESQVSINATVREQHSRDESYHAPSLPDLVVFPETTAQVSEIIKFANTYQVPVVPFGLGSSLEGHVIPYDLGITIDFSLMNKILEVREQDFLVRVQPGVTRSQLNKELKKYGLFFSVDPGADATLGGMAATNASGTTSVRYGVMRDQVRDLETVLADGTIIHTGNSAEKSSSGYHLNGIFVGSEGTLGCFTELTLKVYGIPEHVMAARASFPTVNDAVQAVVSILQAGIPIARVELVDEPSMKQANLYSETDYLEKPTLFLEFHGNEAGLRQDVEFTKEIVADLHCERIEFETDNAARNKLWEARHHLAYAYVHGFPGKKLMVTDVCLPISELAGAIRKARKTIDELGLDGGIVGHVGDGNFHVLLMLDTADPLEVSKADQLNETIVLYALERGGTCTGEHGVGVGKMKYQEKEHGEALRVMEKIKQALDPQNVLNPNKIVRVKREG; the protein is encoded by the coding sequence ATGAATCTGGAAATTGCTAATTTGGCAGAAGCTTTAAAAAAAATCCTTCCTGAAAGTCAGGTCTCTATTAATGCGACAGTGAGAGAACAGCACAGCAGGGATGAATCGTATCACGCACCAAGTCTCCCGGATTTGGTTGTGTTTCCTGAGACGACTGCACAAGTAAGCGAAATTATCAAATTCGCAAATACATATCAAGTGCCTGTTGTGCCATTTGGACTTGGCTCGAGCTTAGAAGGACATGTGATTCCTTATGATTTGGGGATTACGATTGATTTTTCCCTTATGAATAAAATTCTTGAAGTAAGGGAGCAGGATTTTCTTGTAAGAGTCCAGCCTGGCGTCACGCGCTCTCAATTAAATAAAGAACTTAAGAAATACGGCCTGTTCTTTTCAGTTGATCCAGGAGCAGATGCAACTCTTGGGGGGATGGCGGCGACAAATGCAAGCGGCACAACTTCAGTCCGCTATGGTGTCATGCGGGATCAAGTAAGAGACCTTGAAACGGTCCTTGCAGATGGAACGATTATTCACACAGGAAATTCGGCTGAAAAATCTTCTTCCGGCTATCATTTGAATGGGATTTTCGTAGGCTCAGAGGGAACGCTCGGCTGCTTTACGGAGCTTACATTGAAGGTATACGGTATTCCTGAGCACGTAATGGCAGCAAGAGCATCTTTTCCAACGGTCAATGATGCTGTTCAGGCAGTGGTTTCCATTCTGCAGGCGGGAATTCCCATTGCAAGAGTAGAGCTTGTTGATGAGCCTTCCATGAAGCAGGCCAATCTTTACAGTGAAACAGACTACCTTGAAAAACCGACTCTCTTCCTTGAATTCCATGGAAATGAAGCAGGACTTAGACAGGACGTTGAGTTTACGAAAGAGATTGTTGCTGATCTGCATTGTGAAAGAATTGAATTTGAAACAGATAATGCTGCGAGAAATAAGCTTTGGGAAGCAAGACACCATCTGGCTTATGCCTATGTTCACGGATTTCCCGGGAAAAAGCTGATGGTGACGGATGTGTGCCTGCCTATTTCAGAGCTTGCTGGTGCGATACGGAAGGCTAGGAAAACCATCGATGAGCTTGGCCTTGACGGCGGGATTGTAGGTCACGTTGGGGACGGGAATTTTCACGTTTTATTAATGCTTGATACGGCGGATCCTCTGGAAGTAAGCAAAGCGGATCAATTAAATGAAACCATCGTGCTTTATGCACTCGAACGCGGAGGAACATGTACGGGGGAGCATGGAGTCGGAGTGGGGAAAATGAAGTATCAGGAAAAAGAGCATGGCGAAGCGCTGCGTGTCATGGAAAAAATCAAGCAGGCGCTCGATCCTCAAAATGTTCTGAACCCGAATAAAATTGTTAGAGTGAAAAGAGAGGGATGA
- a CDS encoding bile acid:sodium symporter family protein, with product MKVLEAISNLAGKYFALWVILVAFIAFMIPAPFLWFNGYITILLGIVMFGMGLTLKAVDFKIVATKPLPVIIGVCAQFVIMPSVAFLLAYGMKLPPELAAGLVLLGAVPGGTASNVMVYLAKGNLPLSIAMTSLSTIIAPIATPLILLMLAGQWMPIDPVSMFMSITQVIIVPIILGITIRKFFPGAVDKSITVIPLISVLAIIIIVSAVVSANVESIVSSGLLIFSAVILHNTFGLLLGYLTAKVLGLDEGTRRAISIEIGMQNSGLGVALATAHLGPLAALPSVLGAVWHNISGPILATYWSKKPVAEDNKKWSEQPAEVKM from the coding sequence ATGAAGGTATTGGAAGCGATCAGCAATCTAGCAGGAAAATATTTTGCTCTTTGGGTCATTTTAGTTGCATTTATCGCCTTCATGATCCCAGCGCCTTTCCTTTGGTTTAATGGTTATATAACGATACTGCTCGGCATCGTTATGTTTGGTATGGGTTTGACGCTTAAAGCGGTTGATTTTAAAATTGTCGCAACAAAACCGCTGCCGGTCATCATCGGGGTTTGTGCCCAATTTGTCATTATGCCATCAGTAGCATTCCTGCTTGCATACGGTATGAAATTGCCGCCGGAATTGGCAGCCGGGCTAGTCCTCCTCGGGGCTGTTCCAGGCGGTACAGCTTCAAATGTAATGGTTTATCTTGCAAAAGGTAATCTTCCTTTGTCCATCGCCATGACGTCACTATCGACCATCATTGCACCGATTGCAACACCGTTAATCTTATTAATGCTTGCAGGTCAGTGGATGCCAATTGATCCAGTATCGATGTTTATGTCAATCACTCAGGTCATTATCGTTCCTATTATTTTAGGAATTACAATCAGAAAATTTTTTCCTGGAGCAGTTGATAAGAGCATCACGGTTATTCCGCTCATCTCAGTTTTAGCCATTATCATTATTGTATCTGCTGTCGTTTCTGCCAATGTTGAGAGTATTGTTTCGTCTGGTCTGCTTATATTCTCAGCCGTCATCCTGCATAATACTTTCGGACTCTTGCTTGGGTATTTGACTGCCAAAGTTCTTGGACTTGATGAAGGTACGAGGAGAGCGATTTCAATTGAGATTGGCATGCAAAATTCTGGCCTGGGGGTTGCGCTCGCAACTGCCCATCTCGGTCCGCTAGCTGCGCTGCCAAGTGTACTTGGAGCAGTATGGCATAACATTTCCGGTCCAATTCTTGCAACCTATTGGTCAAAAAAGCCGGTAGCCGAAGATAATAAAAAGTGGTCTGAGCAGCCAGCTGAAGTAAAAATGTAA
- a CDS encoding citrate synthase/methylcitrate synthase, which produces MVIKGLKGVAAAETAISHIDGVNGRLIYRGFDIGELTKIHSFEEVSYLLWHGEWPDPSQLLQLKKELKKHRELPEYLENLLISLPAEMDFMSVLRTAVSAAGPSNKDKPSYSDSIRLTAMMPTIIACRKSHLEGRPFVRPSAELDHVENYLYMLNGEKPAESKRKALETYMILTLEHGMNASTFSARVTVSTESDIYSAVTSAIGTMKGPLHGGAPSEVIAFLDEAAKSGNIEKLIREKINRGERLMGFGHRVYKTHDPRASALKSVLLEIAGKDEWLSLSLDVETAAVSLLQELKPGRALYTNVEFYAAAIMKSIQMETELFTPTFTASRVVGWTAHVLEQSENNTIFRPESHYIGRMPVV; this is translated from the coding sequence ATGGTTATCAAAGGATTAAAAGGCGTTGCAGCTGCTGAAACAGCAATCAGCCATATTGACGGGGTAAATGGCCGATTGATTTACAGAGGATTTGATATTGGGGAATTGACGAAAATTCATTCGTTCGAAGAAGTATCGTATTTACTTTGGCATGGAGAATGGCCAGACCCCAGCCAGCTCCTTCAGCTGAAAAAAGAACTGAAAAAACATCGTGAGCTTCCTGAGTATTTAGAAAATCTGCTAATCAGTCTCCCGGCTGAGATGGATTTTATGAGCGTTTTGAGAACAGCGGTTTCAGCAGCTGGTCCTTCAAATAAAGATAAGCCCTCTTATTCAGACAGCATCCGGTTAACGGCTATGATGCCGACAATCATCGCATGCAGAAAAAGCCATTTAGAAGGCAGACCCTTTGTCCGCCCTTCAGCAGAGCTTGATCATGTTGAAAATTATCTTTATATGCTTAATGGAGAAAAGCCTGCGGAATCCAAACGCAAGGCTCTGGAAACCTATATGATTTTAACTCTAGAGCATGGAATGAATGCTTCTACATTCTCGGCCAGAGTTACTGTCTCTACCGAGTCTGACATCTATTCAGCGGTGACCTCCGCTATTGGCACGATGAAAGGTCCGCTTCATGGAGGAGCCCCTTCTGAAGTCATTGCCTTTTTAGATGAAGCGGCTAAAAGCGGTAATATTGAAAAACTGATTCGGGAGAAAATAAATCGCGGGGAACGATTAATGGGGTTTGGCCATCGCGTATATAAAACGCATGACCCAAGAGCTTCGGCACTGAAATCAGTTTTACTTGAGATTGCAGGCAAGGATGAATGGCTTAGTCTTTCCCTAGATGTGGAAACAGCTGCTGTCAGCCTGCTTCAAGAGCTGAAACCGGGAAGAGCATTATACACAAATGTTGAATTTTATGCTGCAGCCATTATGAAATCTATTCAAATGGAAACTGAGCTTTTCACCCCGACTTTTACAGCAAGCAGAGTTGTCGGCTGGACGGCTCATGTCCTGGAGCAGTCTGAAAATAATACGATTTTCAGACCGGAATCTCACTATATTGGGAGAATGCCTGTGGTTTAA